Proteins encoded together in one Chitinophaga sp. LS1 window:
- the rhaM gene encoding L-rhamnose mutarotase, whose protein sequence is MKIAFKMYLKPGYKEEYRQRHAAIWPTLKQLLKENGVSDYTIFLDETTNTLFAVQQQSGEQSSQELGTTEVVKRWWAYMADIMETNEDHSPLSIPLESVFHMD, encoded by the coding sequence ATGAAAATCGCCTTTAAAATGTACCTCAAACCCGGGTACAAAGAAGAATATCGCCAACGACATGCTGCCATCTGGCCAACGCTGAAACAACTCCTGAAGGAAAATGGTGTCAGCGACTATACCATCTTTCTTGACGAGACTACCAATACCTTATTCGCCGTTCAGCAGCAGTCAGGCGAACAGTCTTCCCAGGAGCTGGGTACTACTGAGGTGGTGAAACGCTGGTGGGCTTATATGGCCGATATTATGGAAACAAACGAAGATCATTCCCCGTTATCCATCCCCCTTGAATCCGTTTTTCATATGGATTAA
- a CDS encoding amidohydrolase has protein sequence MKKTFILLTFAPMLSMAQSTLDKNVSSIKDSVITWRRAIHQHPELSNREFKTAAFVAEHLKKLGLEVHTGVGKTGVVAILKGGKPGPVVALRADMDALPVYERANIPFKSLDTAEYLGQQVPVMHACGHDSHIAILLGTADVLTSMKKDVPGTVKFIFQPAEEGAPAPEEGGAPLMIKEGVMDNPKVDAIFGLHINSQTPVGMVKYKSGAEMASSDWFTIKVKGKQTHGSQPWNGIDPIVVASQIIQGFQTIVSRQAELTKGPVVITVGKINGGVRSNIIPEELTMEGTIRTFDNKMLKQVHEKMKLTATKIAEASGATADVVIENKTKVTYNDPELVKLMVPSIEAAAGKDNVNETEWTTGAEDFSFYGDKAPAFFFFLGGMPAGADPAKVAAHHTPDFFIDDSKLDVGVKVFCQLVFDYAKKKPLYKVTNSSTPGTL, from the coding sequence ATGAAAAAGACGTTCATCCTGCTGACCTTTGCACCTATGCTTTCTATGGCCCAATCCACCCTCGACAAAAACGTGTCCTCCATTAAAGACTCTGTCATCACCTGGCGCCGGGCCATCCACCAACACCCGGAACTCTCCAACAGAGAATTCAAAACAGCCGCTTTCGTCGCAGAACACTTAAAAAAACTTGGTCTCGAAGTGCATACCGGGGTTGGCAAAACAGGCGTTGTCGCCATTCTAAAAGGTGGTAAACCAGGCCCTGTTGTAGCCCTCCGCGCCGATATGGATGCCCTCCCGGTTTATGAAAGAGCCAATATTCCTTTCAAATCTCTTGACACCGCCGAATACCTAGGTCAGCAAGTGCCTGTTATGCACGCCTGTGGTCATGACTCTCACATCGCGATCCTGCTGGGCACCGCCGATGTACTTACCTCCATGAAAAAAGACGTTCCTGGTACCGTAAAATTCATTTTCCAGCCTGCTGAAGAAGGTGCTCCTGCTCCCGAAGAAGGCGGCGCCCCACTCATGATCAAAGAAGGTGTAATGGACAATCCAAAAGTTGATGCCATTTTCGGCCTGCACATCAACTCCCAGACACCCGTGGGCATGGTCAAATATAAATCCGGCGCCGAAATGGCTTCCAGCGACTGGTTCACCATCAAAGTAAAAGGGAAACAAACCCACGGCTCTCAACCCTGGAACGGCATCGATCCAATCGTAGTCGCGTCCCAGATCATTCAGGGATTCCAGACCATCGTCAGCCGTCAGGCGGAATTGACCAAAGGCCCCGTAGTCATCACTGTTGGTAAAATAAATGGTGGGGTAAGAAGCAATATTATTCCTGAAGAATTGACAATGGAAGGAACCATTCGTACATTTGATAACAAAATGCTGAAACAGGTGCATGAGAAAATGAAACTCACAGCCACCAAAATAGCTGAAGCTTCTGGCGCCACCGCAGATGTTGTGATTGAAAATAAGACCAAAGTGACCTACAACGATCCCGAACTAGTAAAACTCATGGTCCCTTCTATCGAAGCCGCTGCCGGAAAAGATAATGTAAACGAAACTGAATGGACGACAGGTGCTGAAGACTTTTCCTTTTATGGTGACAAAGCTCCTGCATTTTTCTTTTTCCTTGGTGGCATGCCCGCAGGCGCAGATCCTGCAAAAGTTGCCGCCCACCATACACCGGATTTCTTTATTGACGATTCAAAACTGGATGTAGGTGTTAAAGTGTTCTGCCAACTGGTATTTGACTATGCGAAAAAGAAACCCCTGTATAAGGTGACCAATAGTAGTACACCCGGTACTTTGTAA
- a CDS encoding AAA family ATPase, whose product MEQLKIRKFGPLKEVELNIQDYMILIGPQASGKSTILKLLYIFKSLREEVFRTVSDLVEGLCADPLPEVILKEHIVGKFNHFWNNLPRYGDFFLKYDYEDDKVITIFQKKNVIQVAFSEKLEVEIRDIFAALRTFITERYIDASKETKQKFYQEIDGYISKLLGKEKIPVYIPAGRVMAYGVSDRYLDQRIDNTMKVFIQQVADMKPLYFDQLEKMVNKEAALNIVDRESLEMGIKLIKQILRGDYVYEKENERIKLEKKGTFIEMPYASTGQQEALWLLMQLFTIMQTGLEYFLIIDEPEAHLYPLAQQQMIDLITLAANYSDNQVVMTTNSPTVLQTINNQVYAGMKEGLTMHSNLWLESEKANAYLLNEGVMRSIVEKDSKMIKPAESWIQPFF is encoded by the coding sequence ATGGAACAGTTAAAAATCAGAAAATTTGGTCCACTAAAAGAAGTGGAATTGAACATACAGGATTACATGATTTTGATTGGCCCGCAGGCAAGTGGGAAAAGTACGATTTTAAAGCTGCTATATATTTTCAAATCTTTACGGGAAGAGGTTTTTAGAACAGTATCAGATTTGGTGGAGGGGTTATGTGCAGACCCACTTCCTGAGGTGATATTAAAGGAGCATATAGTTGGTAAATTTAACCACTTCTGGAATAACCTTCCGCGCTATGGTGACTTCTTTTTGAAATATGATTATGAGGATGATAAGGTGATTACCATTTTTCAGAAAAAGAACGTAATTCAGGTAGCCTTTAGTGAAAAACTGGAAGTAGAGATCAGGGATATTTTTGCTGCTTTGAGAACTTTTATAACTGAGCGGTATATTGATGCCAGTAAAGAAACGAAACAGAAATTCTACCAGGAGATAGATGGATATATTTCAAAGTTGTTAGGGAAAGAAAAGATACCGGTGTATATACCTGCGGGCAGAGTAATGGCTTATGGGGTTTCTGACAGGTACCTGGATCAGCGGATAGACAATACGATGAAAGTTTTTATTCAGCAGGTAGCGGACATGAAACCTTTATATTTTGATCAGTTGGAAAAGATGGTGAATAAGGAGGCCGCACTTAATATTGTGGACAGGGAAAGTCTGGAGATGGGCATTAAGCTTATAAAGCAAATACTGAGAGGAGATTATGTATATGAGAAAGAAAATGAGCGGATCAAACTGGAAAAGAAAGGAACATTTATTGAAATGCCATATGCATCGACCGGGCAGCAGGAGGCATTATGGCTGCTCATGCAGTTGTTTACTATTATGCAGACAGGGTTAGAATATTTTTTAATCATCGATGAACCGGAAGCACATTTGTATCCGTTAGCACAGCAGCAAATGATAGATTTGATCACGCTGGCAGCAAATTATTCAGATAATCAGGTGGTGATGACCACTAATAGTCCAACAGTGTTGCAAACCATCAATAACCAGGTGTATGCAGGCATGAAAGAGGGACTCACTATGCATAGTAATTTATGGCTGGAAAGCGAAAAGGCAAATGCGTATTTATTGAATGAAGGTGTAATGAGAAGTATTGTGGAGAAAGATAGTAAGATGATAAAACCGGCTGAAAGCTGGATACAGCCGTTTTTTTGA
- a CDS encoding LutC/YkgG family protein, translated as MSRESILSAVKQNQPEQHPLPELEPFHHSEAGDPAAFTKVVAFLGGQVVSIKIYADMLPLIKEHPLVVTTHPEFYPDGMQNWEEGEGRQLEKVDLAIIQGRLGVAENGAVWVTDDELKVRALPFIAQHLAIVLKSSEILPTMHDAYRKIGGPDAGFGVFIAGPSKTADIEQSLVLGAHGAKSLTVFLID; from the coding sequence ATGAGCAGAGAAAGCATATTATCCGCTGTAAAGCAAAATCAGCCTGAACAGCATCCCCTTCCGGAACTGGAACCCTTTCACCACAGTGAAGCAGGCGATCCTGCGGCATTTACGAAAGTCGTAGCGTTTCTTGGTGGCCAGGTAGTATCCATAAAAATTTATGCCGATATGCTCCCCCTAATAAAAGAACACCCACTGGTAGTTACCACCCACCCTGAATTTTATCCGGATGGTATGCAAAACTGGGAGGAAGGTGAGGGCCGCCAGCTTGAAAAGGTAGACCTGGCCATCATCCAGGGGCGCCTGGGCGTAGCGGAAAATGGCGCTGTATGGGTCACTGACGATGAATTGAAGGTAAGGGCGCTGCCGTTTATTGCGCAGCACCTGGCGATTGTCTTAAAAAGTTCGGAGATCCTACCTACCATGCATGATGCTTATCGCAAAATAGGCGGTCCGGACGCCGGTTTTGGAGTATTTATCGCCGGTCCATCCAAGACCGCAGATATCGAACAATCACTGGTTTTAGGTGCACATGGCGCAAAAAGCCTGACCGTGTTCCTGATAGATTAG
- a CDS encoding carboxymuconolactone decarboxylase family protein gives MRASQLNGCAFCLHMHVELVLKYDEAAYRLNLITVWKEAKHMFSEEEQVILELTEQMTLIHQQGLTENVYSKAVALFGEETTGQMMMSILAINSWNRLGIVLHWNPQI, from the coding sequence ATCAGGGCATCCCAGCTCAATGGTTGTGCTTTTTGTTTGCATATGCATGTAGAGCTGGTGTTGAAATATGATGAAGCAGCCTATCGCCTCAACCTGATCACTGTATGGAAAGAAGCAAAACATATGTTCTCAGAAGAAGAACAGGTCATACTGGAATTAACAGAACAAATGACCCTGATCCATCAACAGGGTCTCACAGAAAATGTTTATTCAAAAGCAGTGGCATTATTCGGTGAAGAAACCACCGGACAGATGATGATGAGTATCCTCGCTATTAATAGCTGGAACCGGCTGGGAATAGTCCTGCATTGGAATCCGCAGATATAA
- a CDS encoding 2-hydroxyacid dehydrogenase translates to MKTAFYSTHKFERDFLLQAAGDQHELVLLEPALSLATAPLAAGCEAVCIFVNDDGSAPVLEKLAALGVKYLALRSAGFNHVDIQVAHALGMRIARVPEYSPYAVAEHTVALILALNRKLVRAHNRIRDLNFSLDGLTGFDLHGKTVGIIGMGKIGKIVGQIMRGFGCKIIAFDRYPDPSYEATYLSIDELCRQADIISLHAPLTPETEYIINKQSIAKMKKGVMLINTSRGRLINTLDVTEGLKSGQIGYLGLDVYEEERGLFFEDHSSDIVQDDVISRLITFANVLITSHQAFLTDTALKNIAATTMFNLDCFVKGEKGVNELG, encoded by the coding sequence TGTTACAGGCAGCCGGCGACCAGCATGAATTAGTTTTGCTGGAACCGGCACTCTCATTGGCAACAGCACCGCTGGCAGCGGGTTGTGAGGCTGTTTGTATCTTTGTAAACGACGATGGTTCAGCCCCGGTATTAGAAAAACTCGCGGCACTGGGCGTAAAGTATCTCGCGCTTCGCTCCGCAGGGTTTAATCATGTAGACATACAGGTGGCACATGCATTAGGTATGCGCATAGCGCGTGTACCGGAGTATTCACCTTATGCCGTGGCAGAGCATACAGTTGCCTTAATACTGGCACTCAATAGAAAACTTGTCAGGGCACACAACCGTATCAGGGACCTGAACTTCTCATTGGATGGGCTAACCGGTTTTGACCTGCATGGCAAGACAGTCGGTATCATCGGCATGGGAAAGATTGGTAAGATCGTGGGCCAAATCATGCGGGGCTTTGGGTGTAAGATCATTGCTTTTGACAGATACCCGGATCCGTCTTATGAGGCTACTTATCTAAGTATAGATGAGTTGTGCCGGCAGGCGGATATCATTTCGCTGCATGCACCGCTGACACCCGAAACGGAATATATTATCAATAAACAAAGCATTGCCAAAATGAAGAAAGGGGTAATGCTGATCAATACCAGCCGTGGTAGACTGATCAATACACTGGATGTGACGGAGGGATTGAAGTCAGGCCAGATAGGTTATCTGGGACTGGATGTATATGAAGAAGAGAGGGGATTGTTTTTCGAAGATCATTCCAGTGATATCGTACAGGATGATGTGATCTCCCGACTGATCACGTTTGCCAATGTACTGATCACGAGCCATCAGGCATTCCTTACCGACACCGCATTAAAGAATATAGCAGCAACGACGATGTTCAACTTAGATTGTTTTGTGAAAGGAGAGAAAGGAGTAAATGAATTAGGGTAA
- a CDS encoding SMI1/KNR4 family protein: protein MKDVNSIWERPITLSDVQPLLTPGMVQSAEKQLGYRLPAAYIELMKKQNGGNIRCGLRDEDYNHTRIFGIGPNENSITNNEFLPSIPHGLIPFDGLAHWCLCLDYRKDPDTPSVVHIELESGIIKSEETIAPTFSEYLEQLIIVEEVEIFVVETTTPIGEVVRIISTVLGTPIRPHFSAGDLHYFGFHGENDVRIYLHGNKVPKYHQEEFLPEHAAERDDLNASILRHPEVDENYVFLEIENEEYEGQRQEMVQNFRDAGLIINSLNHYLS from the coding sequence ATGAAAGATGTAAATTCTATATGGGAAAGACCCATTACTCTATCCGATGTTCAGCCATTACTTACTCCGGGAATGGTTCAATCTGCTGAAAAGCAATTGGGATACCGCCTGCCTGCGGCCTACATTGAGTTGATGAAAAAACAAAATGGAGGGAATATACGATGTGGCTTAAGAGATGAAGATTACAACCATACCAGGATTTTTGGCATCGGTCCGAATGAAAACTCAATTACAAACAATGAGTTTTTGCCATCAATACCACACGGGCTGATTCCCTTTGATGGACTTGCTCACTGGTGTCTCTGCCTGGATTATCGAAAAGATCCGGATACACCTTCTGTTGTGCATATTGAACTTGAATCTGGTATTATTAAATCAGAGGAAACAATAGCTCCAACATTTAGTGAATATCTTGAGCAATTAATCATAGTTGAAGAGGTTGAAATATTTGTAGTGGAAACAACAACGCCGATTGGGGAGGTGGTAAGAATAATATCTACCGTTTTAGGTACACCCATCAGACCACATTTTTCCGCTGGTGATTTACATTATTTTGGCTTTCATGGGGAAAACGATGTCCGAATCTATTTACATGGTAATAAAGTACCTAAGTACCATCAGGAAGAATTCTTACCAGAACATGCTGCAGAACGGGATGATTTAAATGCCAGCATTCTCCGGCACCCTGAAGTAGATGAAAATTATGTATTCCTGGAGATAGAGAATGAAGAGTATGAAGGTCAACGACAAGAAATGGTCCAAAACTTTCGTGACGCAGGTCTGATTATCAACTCACTGAACCATTACCTTTCCTGA